A genomic region of Elaeis guineensis isolate ETL-2024a chromosome 9, EG11, whole genome shotgun sequence contains the following coding sequences:
- the LOC105033575 gene encoding cytochrome b561 and DOMON domain-containing protein At3g25290, whose protein sequence is MASTLLFVFSLLLLPLPSFSKTCSSHTFSKNRLFATCHDLPHLSAALHWTYDAANSTLSIAFAASPSHSGGWVAWALNPTGSGMVGAQAVVGLRQSGGSLVAKTFNISAYGPVTPSPIAFETWGLEAEEDTTGIMTVFAKLKLPSNVTKMNQAWQVGPSSTDGLPSKHDFGVENLNAKGTLNVVSGQSSGGGTDSRLKEKNIHGILNAVSWGILLPIGAIIARYLKAFKSLDPAWFYLHVLCQLIGYALGVTGWGIGLNLGSKSKGVRYTTHRNLGISLFSLATLQITALFLRPKKDHKYRAYWNIYHQVVGLAIILLGIINVFRGLQILNPAQKWMDAYIAVLCILGGITLVMEVTTCIIARRRKTDGSMKQYNGSGAASDQHGVQQPLSA, encoded by the exons ATGGCATCAACTCTACTTTTTgtcttctctctcctcctcctcccgctTCCATCCTTCTCCAAGACCTGTTCCTCCCACACCTTCTCCAAGAACCGACTCTTCGCCACCTGCCATGATCTCCCCCACCTCTCCGCCGCCCTCCACTGGACCTACGACGCCGCCAACTCCACGCTTTCCATCGCCTTCGCCGCCTCCCCATCCCACTCCGGCGGCTGGGTCGCATGGGCCCTCAACCCCACCGGCTCCGGCATGGTGGGAGCGCAGGCTGTCGTCGGGCTCCGCCAGTCCGGCGGCTCCCTCGTGGCCAAGACTTTCAACATCTCTGCTTACGGCCCTGTCACGCCATCGCCCATCGCCTTCGAGACGTGGGGGCTCGAGGCAGAGGAGGACACCACCGGCATCATGACGGTGTTCGCCAAGCTAAAGCTGCCAAGTAACGTGACGAAGATGAACCAGGCGTGGCAGGTTGGGCCAAGCTCCACTGATGGGTTGCCAAGCAAGCATGACTTCGGGGTGGAGAATTTGAACGCCAAGGGGACGCTAAATGTGGTCAGTGGGCAGAGCTCAGGAGGAGGAACGGATTCCAGGTTGAAGGAGAAGAAT ATACATGGAATACTAAATGCTGTGAGTTGGGGAATTCTGCTTCCAATTGGAGCAATCATAGCAAGGTATCTGAAGGCATTCAAGTCCTTGGACCCAGCTTGGTTCTACCTTCATGTGTTGTGTCAGCTCATTGGTTATGCTTTGGGGGTCACTGGCTGGGGAATCGGTCTTAATCTTGGGAGCAAATCCAAGGGAGTTCGGTACACCACTCACCGAAACCTAGGCATTTCCCTCTTCTCCCTTGCCACCTTACAG ATCACTGCTTTGTTCTTGAGGCCAAAGAAGGATCACAAGTACCGCGCCTACTGGAATATATACCACCAGGTAGTAGGACTAGCCATCATTCTTCTGGGCATCATCAATGTGTTCAGGGGCCTACAAATCTTGAATCCTGCTCAGAAGTGGATGGATGCTTATATTGCTGTGCTTTGCATCTTGGGTGGCATTACATTGGTGATGGAAGTCACCACCTGCATCATAGCTCGGAGGAGAAAGACTGATGGCTCCATGAAGCAGTACAATGGCTCTGGTGCCGCCAGTGATCAGCATGGCGTTCAGCAGCCACTCTCAGCCTGA